A DNA window from Setaria viridis chromosome 2, Setaria_viridis_v4.0, whole genome shotgun sequence contains the following coding sequences:
- the LOC117843122 gene encoding cysteine-rich repeat secretory protein 1 isoform X1 has translation MKNSSILSLFVLVATAPLAAAAAVWSSVSCGSDGSYTANSTYEANLHHLAAVVPAEAAAAHRFDTYHIFGYWPNRLQADWSCQSSGSDCAACIADAFKQVELECPFHREAFFFGGNCTLRLTEYRILDDDVFAMNPLAMGMIFQAFGLACLFLLFLRAWRHDIKKGTITHHTPLSGDQ, from the exons ATGAAGAATTCCTCCATACTTTCGCTCTTCGTCCTCGTTGCCActgcgccgctcgccgccgccgccgccgtgtggtCTAGCGTATCATGCGGCAGCGACGGCAGCTACACGGCCAACAGCACCTACGAAGCCAACCTCCACCACCTGGCGGCCGTCGTCCCGGCCGAGGCAGCCGCCGCACACCGCTTTGACACGTACCATATCTTCGGGTACTGGCCCAACCGGTTGCAAGCAGACTGGAGCTGCCAGAGCAGCGGCAGCGACTGCGCCGCCTGCATCGCTGACGCCTTCAAGCAGGTGGAGCTCGAGTGCCCGTTCCACAGGGAGGCCTTCTTCTTCGGTGGCAACTGCACTCTCCGTCTTACCGAGTACCGTATTCTCGACGACGATGTCTTCG CGATGAACCCTCTGGCTATGGGGATGATATTTCAAGCATTTGGGCTTGCATGTCTTTTCCTCTTGTTTCTAAGGGCTTGGCGGCATGATATTAAAAAAGGCACAATCAC GCACCACACCCCTCTATCTGGAGATCAATAG
- the LOC117843121 gene encoding LOW QUALITY PROTEIN: uncharacterized protein (The sequence of the model RefSeq protein was modified relative to this genomic sequence to represent the inferred CDS: deleted 2 bases in 1 codon), translating into MACARAITLFALTLLPAVPLTTAAAAPGTEYRRPAPSPGHKCGAQGTYAPGSAYEANLRLLAAAIPAEANASGCRCSPGNHAGERPDNVAASAYCYWRPDAGWPSDCAACIARAFEEAQRLCPYHRQAMVVVDGGECSVSFHDVQQREQSMGLGSAGESVAADADHASYLDLLQNMNKELTRYMSEDELMELKNFTERATQASKSPECLTMQRIYSTVLCLIARIRAQLSSNKSVHLPPAMRLAAALVALAAVLPALAAATVVDRRLVLTPGHMCGTQGRYAPGSAYEATLRRLAATVAAEVNANSCNCSVGSVAGRRHDQVTASAYCYWRPGARSKDCGACVALAFREAQRLCPYHRQAVAVVDGGACSVSFLDVQRREQGPPRRRHLHHPLRVCVVLLLDQLRLEPSEPRCPPDIAVSSSWARLCCVQVPPTPEVETLQSTATITFLSLEISSW; encoded by the exons ATGGCTTGCGCTCGCGCCATTACCCTCTTCGCGCTCACGCTCCTCCCAGCGGTGCCATtgaccacggccgccgccgcccccggcacTGAgtaccgccggccggccccctcGCCCGGCCACAAGTGCGGGGCGCAGGGCACGTACGCTCCCGGTAGCGCCTACGAAGCCAACCTGCGGCTTCTTGCGGCCGCCATCCCTGCCGAAGCAAATGCGTCCGGCTGCAGGTGCTCTCCCGGCAACCACGCCGGCGAACGCCCCGACAACGTCGCCGCTTCGGCCTACTGCTACTGGCGTCCGGACGCCGGCTGGCCATCGGACTGCGCCGCCTGCATCGCGCGGGCCTTCGAGGAGGCGCAGCGGCTGTGCCCATACCACAGGCAGGCCATGGTCGTGGTTGACGGCGGCGAGTGCAGCGTCAGCTTCCACGACGTCCAGCAGAGGGAGCAGAGCATGGGCCTTGGCAGCGCCGGGG AATCTGTAGCCGCAGATGCGGATCATGCATCATATCTTGACTTGCTCCAAAACATGAATAAGGAACTGACACGCTATATGTCGGAGGACGAACTGATGGAGTTGAAGAACTTTACAGAGCGTGCTACTCAAGCTTCGAAGTCACCAGAATGTCTCACTATGCAAAGGATCTAT TCCACCGTACTTTGTTTAATCGCCCGGATTAGAGCACAATTATCATCAAACAAAAGCGTTCATCTTCCTCCGGCCATGCGTCTCGCCGCGGCGCTCGTCGCGCTCGCGGCGGTCCTcccggcgctggccgccgccaccgtcgttgACCGCCGCCTGGTCCTCACGCCCGGTCACATGTGCGGCACGCAGGGCAGGTACGCTCCCGGCAGCGCCTACGAGGCCACA CTCCggcgcctcgccgccaccgttgCCGCCGAGGTAAACGCGAACTCCTGCAACTGCTCCGTTGGcagcgtcgccggccgccgccacgaccAGGTCACAGCGTCGGCCTACTGCTACTGGCGGCCAGGCGCGAGGTCCAAGGACTGCGGCGCCTGCGTCGCGCTGGCCTTCCGGGAGGCGCAGCGGTTGTGCCCGTACCACAGGCAGGCCGTGGCCgtggtcgacggcggcgcgtgCAGCGTCAGCTTCCTCGACGTGCAGCGAAGGGAGCAAGGTCCGCCACGGCGACGCCACTTGCATCATCCACTCCGGGT ATGCGTGGTTTTGTTGTTGGATCAGCTACGGTTGGAGCCTTCTGAACCCAGATGTCCTCCTGATATTGCTGTTTCAAGCAGCTGGGCTCGGTTGTGTTGTGTTCAAGTTCCTCCAACACCAGAAGTAGAGACCCTGCAATCGACAG CAACGATTACCTTCCTGTCATTGGAGATCAGTAGCTGGTGA
- the LOC117843122 gene encoding cysteine-rich repeat secretory protein 1 isoform X2 gives MKNSSILSLFVLVATAPLAAAAAVWSSVSCGSDGSYTANSTYEANLHHLAAVVPAEAAAAHRFDTYHIFGYWPNRLQADWSCQSSGSDCAACIADAFKQVELECPFHREAFFFGGNCTLRLTEYRILDDDVFGTTPLYLEINR, from the exons ATGAAGAATTCCTCCATACTTTCGCTCTTCGTCCTCGTTGCCActgcgccgctcgccgccgccgccgccgtgtggtCTAGCGTATCATGCGGCAGCGACGGCAGCTACACGGCCAACAGCACCTACGAAGCCAACCTCCACCACCTGGCGGCCGTCGTCCCGGCCGAGGCAGCCGCCGCACACCGCTTTGACACGTACCATATCTTCGGGTACTGGCCCAACCGGTTGCAAGCAGACTGGAGCTGCCAGAGCAGCGGCAGCGACTGCGCCGCCTGCATCGCTGACGCCTTCAAGCAGGTGGAGCTCGAGTGCCCGTTCCACAGGGAGGCCTTCTTCTTCGGTGGCAACTGCACTCTCCGTCTTACCGAGTACCGTATTCTCGACGACGATGTCTTCG GCACCACACCCCTCTATCTGGAGATCAATAGATGA
- the LOC117843120 gene encoding LOW QUALITY PROTEIN: uncharacterized protein (The sequence of the model RefSeq protein was modified relative to this genomic sequence to represent the inferred CDS: substituted 1 base at 1 genomic stop codon), protein MTKCSDPIFTIISVITVVTSRSTMNNPSLLSLLLVFLLAVSLPPAAADVAMRLVSVSVGTTSSHVECLHGIVYAANSTFEANRRRVAGLLQAEAAARGPYYTKRAVGYWPFRAEASFFCRRRGVDGTGFCAACLAGALLELERECPYHKEASFYGRNCTLELGEYRVFGTAVVYEGNILKQAMASGLIFQAIGFAWLFFLLLQEWRSRKRGTMMHSTSLLSGDXNVCNSDDASELHFDHRTSVSLH, encoded by the exons ATGACCAAATGCTCCGATCCAATCTTTACAATAATCTCCGTCATCACCGTCGTCACCAGCCGCTCCACCATGAACAATCCCtcgctcctctccctcctcctcgtcttcctcctggCCGTGTCcctgcctcccgccgccgccgacgtggcGATGCGCCTCGTCAGCGTCAGCGTCGGGACCACGTCGTCGCATGTTGAGTGCCTCCATGGCATCGTCTACGCGGCTAACAGCACCTTCGaagccaaccgccgccgcgtcgccggcctcctccaggCCGAGGCAGCCGCCCGCGGCCCTTACTACACGAAGCGCGCCGTCGGGTACTGGCCTTTCCGCGCAGAGGCCTCCTTCTTCTGCAGGCGCCGCGGCGTTGACGGCACCGGCTTCTGCGCCGCCTGCCTCGCCGGTGCCTTGCTCGAGTTGGAGAGAGAGTGCCCGTACCACAAGGAGGCCTCCTTTTACGGTCGCAACTGCACGCTCGAACTTGGCGAGTACCGAGTCTTCGGGACTGCTGTCGTCTACG AAGGAAACATACTGAAACAAGCCATGGCTTCGGGATTAATATTTCAAGCAATTGGATTTGCTTGGCTTTTCTTCTTGCTACTGCAGGAATGGCGCAGCCGGAAAAGAGGCACTATGAT GCATTCCACCTCTCTCTTATCTGGAGATTAAAATGTTTGCAATTCGGACGATGCTTCTGAGCTTCACTTTGATCATAGGACTTCTGTCAG CTTGCACTGA